GTGCTGTTGAGATTCCGATTATCGGGGTCGGCGGTATTTCCAATATCGATGATGTGATGGAGTTCATTGTCGCGGGTGCTTCGGCTGTTCAAATCGGAACCGCAAACTTTTACAATCCTGGCCTGGCAACCCAACTCGTTGGAGAACTGGAACAGGTTGTTCTCGAAGAAAAATGCGCCCATGTGAGTGAACTTGTTGGGTCACTTGTGTATCCAGAAAGATAAGTTTTCATCAAATCCAGCTCCTTTCAGAGACTTAATTTCAACTTCCTACAGATTTAGAATCATAAAGAGAATCAGCTCATGCGAGTGTTATCGGGAATCCAGCCAACAGGCCGTTTTCATTGGGGCAATTATTTCGGAGCCATCAAGCAGTATATCGACCTGCAAGATAATGAGCAGGCATTCTATTTCATCGCTGATCTACACGCGTTGACCACAATCCGCGATGCGGAACGACTGCGACAAAACACCCAGGAAGCAGCCATTGACCTGCTCGCATTGGGGCTGGATCCCAAACAGGCAACTCTGTTTCGCCAGTCTGATGTTCCAGAAGTCACCAGTTTGACCTGGATTCTGATGACGATCACGCAAATGAGTCTGCTGGAAAAATGCCATGCCTACAAGGATAAGAAGACAAAAGGGATCGCCGCGGATGCAGGACTGTTTACGTATCCGGTTTTGATGGCAGCCGACATTCTGCTGTATGACAGCGATCTAGTGCCTGTCGGGCAGGATCAGATTCAACACGTCGAAGTCACACGGGATCTGGCACAACGCTTTAATACCCTCTTTGGTGAAACGCTGACACTACCGGAATCCCGGGTTCTGGATACGTCGGCCAAAGTACCGGGTATCGATGGCGAGAAAATGTCAAAAAGCTATAAAAATGTGATTGAGATTTTTGAGACTCCGAAAAAACAACGTAAAAAAGTGATGTCGATCAAAACTGATTCGGCAACGCTGGAAGATCCCAAAGACCCGGAAAACTGCGCCGTGTTTGCCTTGTACAAATTGTTTGCCGATGAAACTCAGCAGGCAGAGTTAGCGCAACGCTATCGAGCGGGGGGCATGGGCTACGGGGATGCAAAACAGGCCGTGCATGAAGCGGCTCTGGAGTACTTCGGAGAGGCCCGCGAACGCCGGGAGCAACTGGCTGACGACACTGACACCCTCAACGATATTCTGGCAGAGGGAGCTCGTCAGGCAAGGGAAAAAGGCAAGGAAGTGCTGGATCGGGTTCAAAAGGCCTGTGGTCTGGGATCAAATCATCTAGCGAAATGAATTTTATGTCGGATCAGCCTTCAGAATCACCGCCTGCTCAACAACGGCATTCTCCTGCCGTTTTTATACAATGGCTCATTGTCTCATTAATTCTGATCACGGCTCTGTCTCTGTTAGCGGTCCATCTTCCTGAACGCTTGAAGTTGCTGCTGGTCTATGCGGTAGTCTATGGACTGATCTCCGGCGGTGCCTTAACGACCTTAGCTATCAAACTGGGAGTCCCCGCCAAACGGACACTCATGCTTTCCATTGTCTGTTTGGTTATCTTGGGGCAGTCGCTGATTCTGTATCTATCTCATCAGCGTTATCAGGAAGCGACTCAGAGGCAATTCAAAGCAGACCAGACGTCGATTGTTATTGACCGGATGCTGCGATCAGGAGAACCGCCGGAAGATCCTGAAGCACGCAAGGAATATGAACAGGTCATCGAACAATTTGAAAAAGCAAAGGCAGAACGCAGAGACAAAGAACAACGGTTGCTTGAAATATCCTCTTACCTGCAGCATCGAATTTCCCCGATTGCTACCCTGAAATCGCCTTGGCCTCACCTTTTCTGGCTCCTAGAACTCATTCTATGTTGTCTGGCAGCGATCTGGGCCAGCCGACAAGTGGCGAAACCAGAGCCGGAATCCCCCATCGATCAGGACCGGGATGAAACGGGGAGTTGAATGCCCTCCGATCTCATGGTAGTTTGATAGTATCCGCGAGTTAAAAAAACACGCTTTTACCGTTGATCTGAAAACCTGAAAAAAGTGCAACCCATGACTGACCTCTGTTTACGCCCGATAATCCTGTGCGTATTGCTGATCCAGCTCCTGTCAGGATCAGCCGAAGCCAATGATTGGCCGATGTGGCGCATGAATCCACAACGTTCAGCAGCCACGACAGAAACACTTCCGGAATCACTGATTGTCCAGTGGGTTCATCAACTGCCTCCGCTGGAACCAGCGTTTAAGAATGCACGCTTACAGTTTGATGCCGGCTATGAACCGATCGTCAAAAACGGGATCTTGTTTTATGGCTCATCCAGCACTAACTCAGTCACAGCCATAGACGTATCAACTGGCGAGGAACTCTGGCGATTCTTTACGAATGGTCCCATTCGACTGGCTCCCGTAGCTTGGAACGACTCAGTGTTTTTTGGTTCGGATGATGGTTGTCTGTATTCCATTGAGGCACAAACTGGAAAACTGCAATGGAAATTCCGGGCGGTCCCTTCGAACCGTCTGATTCTCGGCAATCGCCGCCTGACTTCGGTATGGCCCGTCCGCGGCGGTCCTGTCATCGAAAATGACACTATCTATTTCGCAGCCGGTGTCTGGCCGTTTGAAGGCGTCTTCATTTATGCCCTGGATACAAAGACGGGAGCGACGAAGTGGGTCAATGATCGACTGGGCTTCATTTACGGACAACACCCACATGCCGCCGAGGCGTTTGGCGGAGTCACTCCTCAGGGCTATCTCGTGATTTCAGAAAATGAATTGATCGTCCCTTGCGGCACCGCATTCCCCGCTCGGCTTGAAAAAGAAACGGGCAAACTCATCCAGTTCGCGCTCCCGAAACCAGGACGCACGCCTGGCGGATGGTTTACCACAGCAGGCAAAGCGGCCCGACGCGGTGAGACGCAACTTGAGAAAACAGAATTGCTCTTTGATCGGGACGTGAATTCCGCACGCCATGAAAACGGGCAAAATTATGGTCCTGATGGAAAACGGGGGCTGCGTCAGCAGATTCAGGCAGGAGACAAAAAACTCGCTTACGACAAACCCATTCCAGGAGTGAGCGGAACGATCCACTCTCTCCTCGTGGCGGCAAATCGATTATTCGTCGTCACACAAGAAGGAAACATCTACTGCTTAGGGCCAGACAAAACTGAACCTCAGACCTATGTTTCTCCCATCAGAGAACGTGCCAAGCGTGACCAGGCTCCGGCCTCAACCAACACACCGGCCGTGATTTCAGACCGTCTTACTGCCGGTGGCTACGTCTTTCTGGCGGGAATTCCTGATGAAACACTGATCGACGGATTGCTCAATCAGAAGGGCCTGCAAGTTGTTGCCCTGGATACCAACACAGACCGGATTGCGGCTCTCCACCAGACCTACCACGCAAAAGGCCGGTCGGCTGCGGAACTCTCATTTCTCCCAGGCCCTCTGTCAGACTTCGAGTTGCCCGCGTATTTTGCGCAACTGATTATCGTTTCAGATCCACAACAATCAGGCAGCGATTCCTGTTCACAGCTGGTTGCAAAACTGTATCCCTCGCTCAGACCTTATGGAGGCAGTCTGCTGGTAAAATGCACGGAGCAGACACACTCCAAGCTGGCAAAGCAATCCAAAGACTTAACTCAGGCCCGGATCTCTCGCAAAGACGGATATACGGTTTTTGAAAAAGTGGGTGCACTGCCGGGCTCTTCGAACTATACCGGCGGTTGGTCAAGTCCGGATGAACTGGTGAAGGCACCAGTGGGAGTCTTATGGTACGACGACAGCATCGGTAACTTCAAACGCGCCCCCCAACCCCAGTTTGTCGACGGCGTCATGATTTCACATTCCAAATACTGGCAAGGCTATCCGGCCGGAATACGCCCCCCTTATAAACTGCTCGCGCCGCAATTCTCTGATGTCTATACCGGCAGAAAGCTCAATGAAACACAGGCGAAATCTCTGGTTGCAGAACTGCCGACATTGGACCGAGACCAGAAACAACCAAGCCAGTATCGGCCCCCCTATCAGAAAAACGACTGGAGCCCTGCCCCTCCAGTAATCGGAGAACGCACCAACCCACTGACTGGTCGATCAGAGCCTCGCGCGTTTCCCAAAAGTTACGGATGCGATGGTGGTGTTGATTACAGCTACCTCTACACCATGCGATCGGGAACCGCTGCCTTTTATGACAAACGTGTGGAGAGCGGAACAATCCACATCAGCGGACCGCGTTCGGGCTGTACGAACAGTATTGTTCCTGCAAATGGCCTGCTCAACGTGCCCTATTATTTTCAGGGTTGCACGTGCAGTTATCCGCTCCCTGTCGGCCTCTCGCTCATTTCGTTGCCAGAAACACATGAGCAATGGATGGTCTGGGGAAAAAGTGAAGTGCAAGGACTGCAACGCGTCGGCCTTAATTTTGGCGCCCCCGGCGATCGGATGACCCACCGCGGCACACTCTGGCTGGATGTTCCCAGTGTAGGAGGACCTTCCCCAGAGTTGGAACTGGCTGTGAAGCCCCAAAACATTCAACCGTTTTATGAACACGCCTTATGGATTGAAGGAGGACGTGGCTGGCCTTGGGTGGGCGCATCCGGCATTACCGGCGTTGAACAGATCACCCTGAAAAATATTAAACCTGCTGAATACACACTTCGGCTCTACTTCCGGGAACCTGAGTTCTCTGCACCAAAAAAGCGAGTCTTCAATGTGAATTTGGATGGGAAGCCGCTCATCAAGGATCTGGATATCTTTCGCGAAACGGAGTCACGGCAAAAGATTCTGGTGCGTGAGTTCTCTCAGCTCTCTCT
This genomic interval from Gimesia alba contains the following:
- a CDS encoding MFS transporter, giving the protein MSDQPSESPPAQQRHSPAVFIQWLIVSLILITALSLLAVHLPERLKLLLVYAVVYGLISGGALTTLAIKLGVPAKRTLMLSIVCLVILGQSLILYLSHQRYQEATQRQFKADQTSIVIDRMLRSGEPPEDPEARKEYEQVIEQFEKAKAERRDKEQRLLEISSYLQHRISPIATLKSPWPHLFWLLELILCCLAAIWASRQVAKPEPESPIDQDRDETGS
- a CDS encoding outer membrane protein assembly factor BamB family protein, producing MTDLCLRPIILCVLLIQLLSGSAEANDWPMWRMNPQRSAATTETLPESLIVQWVHQLPPLEPAFKNARLQFDAGYEPIVKNGILFYGSSSTNSVTAIDVSTGEELWRFFTNGPIRLAPVAWNDSVFFGSDDGCLYSIEAQTGKLQWKFRAVPSNRLILGNRRLTSVWPVRGGPVIENDTIYFAAGVWPFEGVFIYALDTKTGATKWVNDRLGFIYGQHPHAAEAFGGVTPQGYLVISENELIVPCGTAFPARLEKETGKLIQFALPKPGRTPGGWFTTAGKAARRGETQLEKTELLFDRDVNSARHENGQNYGPDGKRGLRQQIQAGDKKLAYDKPIPGVSGTIHSLLVAANRLFVVTQEGNIYCLGPDKTEPQTYVSPIRERAKRDQAPASTNTPAVISDRLTAGGYVFLAGIPDETLIDGLLNQKGLQVVALDTNTDRIAALHQTYHAKGRSAAELSFLPGPLSDFELPAYFAQLIIVSDPQQSGSDSCSQLVAKLYPSLRPYGGSLLVKCTEQTHSKLAKQSKDLTQARISRKDGYTVFEKVGALPGSSNYTGGWSSPDELVKAPVGVLWYDDSIGNFKRAPQPQFVDGVMISHSKYWQGYPAGIRPPYKLLAPQFSDVYTGRKLNETQAKSLVAELPTLDRDQKQPSQYRPPYQKNDWSPAPPVIGERTNPLTGRSEPRAFPKSYGCDGGVDYSYLYTMRSGTAAFYDKRVESGTIHISGPRSGCTNSIVPANGLLNVPYYFQGCTCSYPLPVGLSLISLPETHEQWMVWGKSEVQGLQRVGLNFGAPGDRMTHRGTLWLDVPSVGGPSPELELAVKPQNIQPFYEHALWIEGGRGWPWVGASGITGVEQITLKNIKPAEYTLRLYFREPEFSAPKKRVFNVNLDGKPLIKDLDIFRETESRQKILVREFSQLSLGGDLNLTFNASAGTPLICGLELVKNSLPLDDLVELPDRKPELLSKE
- the trpS gene encoding tryptophan--tRNA ligase, which translates into the protein MRVLSGIQPTGRFHWGNYFGAIKQYIDLQDNEQAFYFIADLHALTTIRDAERLRQNTQEAAIDLLALGLDPKQATLFRQSDVPEVTSLTWILMTITQMSLLEKCHAYKDKKTKGIAADAGLFTYPVLMAADILLYDSDLVPVGQDQIQHVEVTRDLAQRFNTLFGETLTLPESRVLDTSAKVPGIDGEKMSKSYKNVIEIFETPKKQRKKVMSIKTDSATLEDPKDPENCAVFALYKLFADETQQAELAQRYRAGGMGYGDAKQAVHEAALEYFGEARERREQLADDTDTLNDILAEGARQAREKGKEVLDRVQKACGLGSNHLAK